One segment of Panicum virgatum strain AP13 chromosome 1K, P.virgatum_v5, whole genome shotgun sequence DNA contains the following:
- the LOC120639906 gene encoding 60S ribosomal protein L39-like, whose product MPSHKTFRIKKKLAKKQRQNRPIPYWIRMRTDNTIRYNAKRRHWRRTKLGF is encoded by the exons atg CCGTCCCACAAGACCTTCCGGATCAAGAAGAAGCTGGCCAAGAAGCAGCGCCAGAACCGCCCCATCCCCTACTGGATCCGCATGCGCACCGACAACACCATCAG GTACAACGCGAAGCGCAGGCACTGGCGCCGCACCAAGCTCGGATTCTGA